The following is a genomic window from Moorella sp. Hama-1.
GACCGGGTCGTCTTTACCTACGTAGCGCCCGGCCATAAGGTTCAGGCGCTGGGTGCTGGAAACGGCGGCGATCTCACCTGAAGTTTTCGAGTGAACGCTCTTGATGCAGTACCGCCCCGGGGCGCCGATGAAGACCAACAAATCGTAGAGTTCCTCTGGCAGGGAGAACTCCACCCGCTCGTTCTTAATCAGGTCATAGACCTCGAAGCGAAAGCCCTGGTGCATCTTGGGGTCGATTACCAGGCCGATGGTATTAAAGGGATCGGCGAACATTTTATAGAGGGGGAGATTCCAGGCCCCGGGCTCGGTCTTGTCGGCGGCAAAAACGATAACCGGCTCGCTCCTGCGTTCCTCAAACTCCATCTCCGCCACGCCGGGACCCATACCTTTGATATTGCCGGAAAAGGCATCCGACAGGAGGTCCTGGCCGGCGCCGTAGAGTTTCAGCTCCCGGGCCACCTCAGTGCACTCGAGAAAAACATTCCAGGCCAGATGATGAATTTCCGGGCAGTCAACGCCATATTTATGGGTCATGATGAGGTCAATGTCATCACCGACATGGGCCACCCGGTAATCAATGAGCAGTTTGCTTTCGGCCAGGGAGCGTTCCGCCGTCTCCAGCAGGCGCGGGTGGACGCTCGAGTGACCAACGTAACCGCCAATATCAGCTTTAATAACGCTCAAGGTAATCCTTTCACCCAAGGTAGCATAGCCTCCTTACCCAAATTAAAAGTAATTGTGTTATACTATATGCTTCCTTATTCGATATAGAATAGCAGATTCCTTCTTTTGTATATGTTTTTTTGGATAAAAAAAATAAGGGCCCTTAGCGGACCCAGAATGATGGGATAAACGTCATAAGCGGCTTGGCTGGCGTCACCGGATAATCTTGCACTTTTAAGGTAACGATACCCGCCCTATAGGCATCCTCGATGATGTTACCGGCCCCGTATCCGCCCCTCTAAGGTAAAGGCACCCCGGCCGGCATCCCCGCTATAACCAGGCCCACCGCAATGGCGACGGCACTGATGATCGTCATAATTACGCCGATCTTGAAGAGGTCTTTAAAGCTAAAATAACCATAGGCGTAGGGCAAAACAAAGGAGGGGCTCTCGGTCACCAGGATAAAGTGGGTGGAAGAGGCAAAGCCGGCGGCCATGGCCAGGGATAACACCGGCAGGCCGTTTTGCTGGGCATAGGCAATGATAAAGGGTACATTAACTGAGGCCGCCGCCGTAAAACTGGAGAAACCCAGGGAATCCACAGCCACCAGCAGGGTAACCGCCAGGGGCTGTAAGGTAAGGGGCAGGACGGCCATGGGTTTCAGGGCATGCTGGGCCACCCACTGAGCCAGGCCGCTCTGGCTGGCCCCCAGACCCAGGGCGAAGCCGCCCACTACCAGCATCAGCGCGCCCCACTCCAGGCGTTTCTCGACGTCGCTCCATTTTTTAAAGACACCAATACCGGGCATGGACAGGAGGCCCAGGATAATTAGCGAGACCAGGGCGATGGGCATTTTATTCCAGGACCCGGTAAGCCAGAGGACCACTGCCAGGAGGAAGACGACCAGGGTAGTGATTTCTTCCACGGACCAGGCACCCATACTTCCCAATTCCTTACGAATAACCTCTTTGCCGTAGGGCAACTCTTTAATCTCCGGCGGAAAGATCTTTAAAATCAGCCACCAGGAAATAAGGCCGACCACCAGGAAGATGGGCGTAGCTATGGCCACCCAATCCAGGAAGGAGACCGCTACTTTAGCCTTAGTAAGAAAACTCATGGTAATAACGTTGGAAGCTACTCCAGAGGGGGTACAGATGCCGCCTAGGGTCGAACCGAACATGATGGCCATCATCAGTCCCCGGCCCAGGTTGCTCTCCCCCGGTTTGGCATCCACCGATTGTAACAAGCCGACAACGATGGGCAGCATCATGGCCACCACGGCCACGTCGGTGACGAACATGGAGATAACGAAGGACACCAGAAAATAAATTCCAATTACCCGATTAACTTTGGTACCGGAAAGGGCAAGCAACAGGTAAGTGATGCGCTTGCCCAGGCCGGACATGGTGAAGGCTACCGACAGGGCCAGCACGCCGATCAGGAAGGGCACAAAACTGTCACCAAAACTCTGGGCGATGGATTTATCCAGGCTGAGAATACCGGTAAAGTGGAGCATCACCGGGACCATGAGCGCCGTCACCGGGATCGGCAGCGTCTCCGTCAGCCACCAAAAGACAGTCGTCGCCATGACCCCCAGGGTGCGCATGGCCTGGGGTTTCATATCAGCCGGTACCGGTAAAATTGAGAAGAGCCCCAGGATGGCCAGGCCGATAATAAAGTAAACCCATTTGATGCCGGAATTCTTCGCAGCCGCGACCGGTTGCTGGCCGCTCTTGCCGGCTTGACTGGCAGTAGCCATTATTTATCCCCGCCTTTACTTCATGATTGTATTGTCATGGGGGAATTAAAATATTAAGATAGAAGCGGGCAGGGAGCAGCCCCTGAGAAGCTGCCGGGCTTCAGGCCGCCCCCGCCGCCGCTAACGGCCCTTACCGGGCCGTTAGTTCCATTTTAAGGGTTAATTACTACCTTCATGGCTCCGTCCTTACGGTTAACGAAGTAATCCAGACCCTTCTGGAACTCCTCCAGGGGGAAGGCGTGGGTCATGATGGGCTTGGCGTCGATCTTGCCCTGGGCCATCAGGGACAGGGCGCGCTTGCAGTTCTGGTTGCCCTCGCCGCGTACCGTTAAGAGGCTGATCTGGTTTAAGACGACATAATCCAGGTTGGCCGTCACTGGTTCTTTATAGAAGGAAACTAAGACCATGACACCGCCCTTTTTGGCTGATTTAATGCCGTACTCGAAGGACTGGGAGTTGCCGGCGCACTCAAAGACCCTTTCGGCGCCCTTGCCGCCGGTAATCGCCATTACCTCAGTGACAGGATCTCTTGTTTCGCGAATGTTAATGGTATGCGTGGCCCCCAGTTCCCGACCTTTGGCCAGCCGGTCCTCCCGGGTACCCATAAGGATAATTTTCTCCGCTCCCAGGGCCCGGGCGCCCTGGATCACCGACAGGCCGATGGGCCCGGGGCCGATGACCAGGACCGTATCCCCGGCGATATAGCCGCCGCTCTTATCGATGGCGTAGAGGGCGCAGCCGGCTGTGGTCACATAGGTAGCCTCGTTAAAGGTGATATTGTCGGGGATCTTGTAGACCGAGTTGATGTGCTGGACGGCGTACTCGGCAAAGCCGCCGTCGACGGTCATCCCGGCGGCGCGGTGGCCTTTGTCCAGGCGGCCGTAGTTCAGGCAGGCGGTGTACTTACCGTCGATGCAGTTCTCGCAGCGGCCACAACCCTTATGGGCCTCGATGGCCACCCGGTCGCCCACCTGGAACTCGTCCACCGTTTCCCCCAGGGCGACGATAGTCCCGGCCCACTCGTGGCCGAAGGTGAACTCGCCGTAGGGCGGCATCTTGGGCATACCCTTGGTGATAATCTTGACGTCCGTACCGCAGATACCGCAGGCGGCCACCCGGACCAGTACTTCGCCGGGGCCGGGCTTGGGCACCGGTTTCTCCACCAGGCGCACGTCATTGGGGCCAAAGAGGACCAGGGCCTTCATTTTTTCCGGGATCTTTTCCGTCATGATTGTCGACCTCCTTGGGAAATATGGTGCTACCAAATCAGAGAATTGTTGGCTGGCCTCCTAGGGGCTGGTGGTACAGGCTGCAGGCTCCGTGGTTCTCGGCGAGCAAACTTAGCGCTCAGCCTTGCTCGGCGACGGGGGTGGCTTTACTTTATCCCTTTGATCAATCCTAACGGGGCGTGCTATTCCAGTTCCTGAAGTCACGTTACGATCCCCATCCCGTTCACCGTCGCCTCGCCGCGGCTTCACGCAAGTATCTGACGCCTCAAACCAAGTCGCCTTCCGCCTGTACTCGCCAGCCCCTCCCTAGCCTACTTTTTCATGGTTCGCTGGTGGGGCGTTAACCCCCATGAGGGCTCGTCACTAAGAAACCTCCATCAGCTGGTGCATCACGGCGGCGGCGCTGGTGGCGAAGACCGGGTCGTTAATGTGGGCCTCAATCTTCATCAACTTGATCCTGGGGGCCAGGTTGGCTTCCAAGGCCGCCACCAAAGCGGCATCGGCTTCCGGGTCGTGGAGGGGGCCGCCGGCGCGGCCATTCTCGGACCATCCCTTCAGGGGAACCAGCACCGCCACCGGCCCGCGGGAGGCGTTCAATTTGGTGGCCATGACCTCGCCCACCCGGGCCAGTTCGGCGGCCGTAGCCCGTACATTGGTGTTGTAGGGGTTATGGTAGTGGGTCGGCCGGCCCCGGAAACGGGGCGGGATGCTTTCCGGCGGGCCAAAGCAGAAGTAATCCAGGCCTCCCAGGGATAGCACCTGGGGAATACCCCGCCGGCCCGCCGCCTCCAGGCGCGGCCGCAGGGGGGTGTAGATGTCGTCGCCGTGGACCTCGCCTATGAGTTCGTGGGGGGTGAGGTCCAGTACACCGTTGATTACCCCGGCTTCGATTAGTTCCTCCATAGCCGAGCCGCAGGCCCCGGAGGCGTGGAAGGCTATAACTTCATACCCCAGCTCCACCAGATGCCCCCGGGCGGCGGTCACCGCCGGGTCGGTATTGCCCAGGGCTGTAACGGCAATCACCGGCCGTTCACCGGTTTGCAGGGGCCGGCCGTAAAAGGCCATGCCCATCACCGCTCCGGCAGCATTGCTGAGAATGGTCCGGCTGACGGTGTTGGGGCCGCCCAGCAGGTCGGCTACCGAGAACATCATGATAATATCTTTGTACTCTATATAAGGACGGACATTGCCGGAGGCCACCGTGGAGACAATCACCTTGGGCAGGCCGATGGGTAAAGCACGCATGGCCAGGGCCGCTATGGCCGTACCCTGGTTGCCGCCGATACCCAGGACCCCGGCCAGCTCGCCCCGTTCGTAAAGTTCCTGTAATACTGCGGCTGCTCCCCGGCCCATGGTGGCTATCATAGCGTCCCGGCGTAAGGTGCCCAGATCCTTACACTCCACTCCACCCCGGCGGCAGATCTCCTCCCGTGGGTAGGCAGCCGGAAAACTATGGGGATGGCGGGTGCTGACATCCAGTACCGGAGCCTGCCAGCCGTGGCTGGTGATGAAGTCCTGCAGGAAGCGGGCTTCGGCCTCTTTGGTATCCACGGTGACGATAAGGGCAATGGCCTTTGCTGGCACGCTGTTTCTCCTCCTCGATTAAGCCAGTGCCCAGGCTTCTTTGATGACCCGCTTGGCGTTAGCCAGGATAAGTTCCGAGGTCTCGCCGGGCAGGAGGGGCCTCACTTCGGCACTTAGAACCGGCCGCTTCTCCGGCCCGATCAGCCCCAGATCGGCCAGCAGGCGGA
Proteins encoded in this region:
- the fbp gene encoding fructose-1,6-bisphosphate aldolase/phosphatase, whose protein sequence is MGERITLSVIKADIGGYVGHSSVHPRLLETAERSLAESKLLIDYRVAHVGDDIDLIMTHKYGVDCPEIHHLAWNVFLECTEVARELKLYGAGQDLLSDAFSGNIKGMGPGVAEMEFEERRSEPVIVFAADKTEPGAWNLPLYKMFADPFNTIGLVIDPKMHQGFRFEVYDLIKNERVEFSLPEELYDLLVFIGAPGRYCIKSVHSKTSGEIAAVSSTQRLNLMAGRYVGKDDPVCIVRCQSGLPAVGEALEPFANPHLVAGWMRGSHIGPLMPVGMNQSAPTRFDGPPRVVAMGFQLAGGRLVGPQDFFGDVAFDKARQTANEIANYLRSLGPFEPHRLPLEDMEYTTMPEVMAKLQDRFVKVGRRDCLEPVAEELGAK
- a CDS encoding SLC13 family permease yields the protein MATASQAGKSGQQPVAAAKNSGIKWVYFIIGLAILGLFSILPVPADMKPQAMRTLGVMATTVFWWLTETLPIPVTALMVPVMLHFTGILSLDKSIAQSFGDSFVPFLIGVLALSVAFTMSGLGKRITYLLLALSGTKVNRVIGIYFLVSFVISMFVTDVAVVAMMLPIVVGLLQSVDAKPGESNLGRGLMMAIMFGSTLGGICTPSGVASNVITMSFLTKAKVAVSFLDWVAIATPIFLVVGLISWWLILKIFPPEIKELPYGKEVIRKELGSMGAWSVEEITTLVVFLLAVVLWLTGSWNKMPIALVSLIILGLLSMPGIGVFKKWSDVEKRLEWGALMLVVGGFALGLGASQSGLAQWVAQHALKPMAVLPLTLQPLAVTLLVAVDSLGFSSFTAAASVNVPFIIAYAQQNGLPVLSLAMAAGFASSTHFILVTESPSFVLPYAYGYFSFKDLFKIGVIMTIISAVAIAVGLVIAGMPAGVPLP
- a CDS encoding zinc-dependent alcohol dehydrogenase, giving the protein MTEKIPEKMKALVLFGPNDVRLVEKPVPKPGPGEVLVRVAACGICGTDVKIITKGMPKMPPYGEFTFGHEWAGTIVALGETVDEFQVGDRVAIEAHKGCGRCENCIDGKYTACLNYGRLDKGHRAAGMTVDGGFAEYAVQHINSVYKIPDNITFNEATYVTTAGCALYAIDKSGGYIAGDTVLVIGPGPIGLSVIQGARALGAEKIILMGTREDRLAKGRELGATHTINIRETRDPVTEVMAITGGKGAERVFECAGNSQSFEYGIKSAKKGGVMVLVSFYKEPVTANLDYVVLNQISLLTVRGEGNQNCKRALSLMAQGKIDAKPIMTHAFPLEEFQKGLDYFVNRKDGAMKVVINP
- a CDS encoding Tm-1-like ATP-binding domain-containing protein; protein product: MPAKAIALIVTVDTKEAEARFLQDFITSHGWQAPVLDVSTRHPHSFPAAYPREEICRRGGVECKDLGTLRRDAMIATMGRGAAAVLQELYERGELAGVLGIGGNQGTAIAALAMRALPIGLPKVIVSTVASGNVRPYIEYKDIIMMFSVADLLGGPNTVSRTILSNAAGAVMGMAFYGRPLQTGERPVIAVTALGNTDPAVTAARGHLVELGYEVIAFHASGACGSAMEELIEAGVINGVLDLTPHELIGEVHGDDIYTPLRPRLEAAGRRGIPQVLSLGGLDYFCFGPPESIPPRFRGRPTHYHNPYNTNVRATAAELARVGEVMATKLNASRGPVAVLVPLKGWSENGRAGGPLHDPEADAALVAALEANLAPRIKLMKIEAHINDPVFATSAAAVMHQLMEVS